CTATTGAGTAGCGCTTCATGGTTGCTGGGATCTGCTTGAAGTGACTGTTCTATCAGATCCTTAGCCCTGTCCAGTCTGTCGCTATTTCCTTCCGCTATGCCGAAGGCGACTTCCTCGTTGGCTTGCCTTTGAAGTTCGACAGAGTCGTCATGAATGTCATTGCTCACGCCTTCCTGGCAGGCCGATACCAGCAAGGCTATTGGTAGGATAAAGAATATCTTCTTCAGCATGCTATTGCTCTACTACCTGAAGGGAAATCGTCTTGCTGGTGCTGGGTGGTATTGGCGTCGCCGATCCTGAACTGGTCTGATAAATAAAAGTGCCTTGGAGATGAAGCGAAAGCGCCTTGCCAGGCTGTGGCTTTGGTAAGGGCAAGGAAGCGTGCCCTATCGGGGTGTACTGTGGATCGTCTGGCCAGGCATTGATGCCGGTGTTCTCCAGAACAGCCGCTTCCAGAAGCTGGTCGCCATCCTTCAGCTCAGCACGCATGTTGAGAACGGCAGTGCCTGAACCCGGGGCCTGGGCTGAGGGTGCCCCACCTCGTGACGAGACATGGAGGGTATTGCCCCTGATAGTGACATGGCTTCGAAAGACATAGCCACCATTGATGCCAACACCCTCCACCGGAAGATAGGCGGGCTGGTTCATGATGACTTCGGTTTCTTCGGCCACATACTCGTATACGGCTTCTGTGTTGTTTCCGGTAAACGAGCTCATGAATGCTTCATCCACGCGCCCGGGTGCATCATCAGCGGTAACACGAGTTTGAGAGGTAGTTGCCTTTGTGCCTGCTGTGGTGGGTGAGCCGGTTGTCACAGTAGACGCTGCTTCGACATGCCCGCCACATGAAGTGGTACTGCCGTGAATGGCGGCTGGAGCACCATCAACCGAATACCAGCCCGCACCAGAGGTGATGGCGGCTCCACAAGAGCTCTTGTCTCCTACCCTGGCAACCGGGATGCCATCGACACTGGCGGTAGAGGCACCTGAGATAATGCTATGTGGCCCTCCTTTACACTGACAGGCAACCCTGTCGCCTACCTTGGCAAGATCCATAGGACGCTCCTTATCCATAGGGAGAGTAGATTAGCACTCACATGTGCTGCCGTACTACTTGTGGAAAACTCCCTCTCCCTGCGGCATCACGGCCAGCCGGCGTGTGACGAGGGCCGACAACGAAGCTGCCATCTGACGCCCGCCTACCACTACCACCGGTCGGAGGTCTGGGACCCTCCGTGTCTTGGTCTACGCGATAGAGCGTAGATCGGGCGTGATCTGAGCGGCGAACGCCTTGGCCGTGTCGCTTCCGTCATCGGCCAGATAGATGTGGGTCCGGCCCAGCGGCGGCAGGCCCCAATGCTCCGGGACTTCGACGAGATCGCGGTCGGCAAGCGATCCGGGCAGGGCCGCCACTGCGAGGTCCACGCGCAGGGCTGCGACCTGGCCCATCGAGGTGTCGCTGGAATAGGCAACCCGATAGGACCGCCCGGCTCCCTCCAGCGCGCGGAGGGCGGCGTCGCGCCAGGCACAGCCCATCTGGGCCACGGCAAGCGGCAGGGGCTCTCGCTCCACGGCACGGCCGCCGTCCCGCATCAACCAGCGGAGTTCTTCGGAAAAGAGATCCCGCGCCGGAATCTGCGGCGTGCTTGCCTCGTTGAACAGGGCGAGATTGGCATCGCCCTCCACGAAGAGACGTTGCACCGTTTCACTGGAGTCGAGCCGGACGTCCACGCGAATCCGCGGATGCGTTTCGGCCAGGCGTCGGAGCAGCCCCGGCACAAGAGAAACACCGAGGTCATGGGGAGCGGCGAGGCGCAAGCTCCCGGACAACGGTGAGCCGTGGAACACCGCCATCGCCTCGTCGCTGATCCCGACGAGACGCCGCGCGAAGCCGAGCAGCACTTCTCCCTGGTCGGTCAGGCGGACGCGGCGCGCATCGCGATGCAGCAGCCGGACGCCGAGCTGCTCTTCCAGCTTGCCGACTTGCAGACTGACCGCCGAGGGCGAGCGGTTCACGCGTGCCGCGGCGCGCCGAAAACTCCCCGTTTCGCAGATCGCAACGAAGGTTCGGGCGGCGTCTAGATTGAGCGTCCGGGTGGCGAGATGCGGATCGCCGCTCGGCCGGTTGGTTGAGATTTCCTGATCCATTGAATGAAAACATATCGTTTTCCTCAACATTGGTCAAAGCCTACGCTCCTACCGGAAACGAAGCCGAGAGGAGTGGCAATGTCACCGTTACCGAAAGAGCGCGTGCTCGGTCTTGTCTGGGCCGCGACCGCGGTCGCCATCTGGTCCGGGTCGCTGGTCATGCTGCGGCTCGGCGTGACGACGAGCCTGAATGCCTA
The Halomonas sp. M4R1S46 DNA segment above includes these coding regions:
- a CDS encoding PAAR domain-containing protein encodes the protein MDLAKVGDRVACQCKGGPHSIISGASTASVDGIPVARVGDKSSCGAAITSGAGWYSVDGAPAAIHGSTTSCGGHVEAASTVTTGSPTTAGTKATTSQTRVTADDAPGRVDEAFMSSFTGNNTEAVYEYVAEETEVIMNQPAYLPVEGVGINGGYVFRSHVTIRGNTLHVSSRGGAPSAQAPGSGTAVLNMRAELKDGDQLLEAAVLENTGINAWPDDPQYTPIGHASLPLPKPQPGKALSLHLQGTFIYQTSSGSATPIPPSTSKTISLQVVEQ
- a CDS encoding LysR family transcriptional regulator, whose product is MDQEISTNRPSGDPHLATRTLNLDAARTFVAICETGSFRRAAARVNRSPSAVSLQVGKLEEQLGVRLLHRDARRVRLTDQGEVLLGFARRLVGISDEAMAVFHGSPLSGSLRLAAPHDLGVSLVPGLLRRLAETHPRIRVDVRLDSSETVQRLFVEGDANLALFNEASTPQIPARDLFSEELRWLMRDGGRAVEREPLPLAVAQMGCAWRDAALRALEGAGRSYRVAYSSDTSMGQVAALRVDLAVAALPGSLADRDLVEVPEHWGLPPLGRTHIYLADDGSDTAKAFAAQITPDLRSIA